A DNA window from Vigna unguiculata cultivar IT97K-499-35 chromosome 10, ASM411807v1, whole genome shotgun sequence contains the following coding sequences:
- the LOC114165084 gene encoding uncharacterized protein LOC114165084: MAITLLFSFLSDYPDAIVPYPWQRVLDIPSNLLYYYHHETGFVIYDFRPFVDFGEGVFLENDIGFSFTDDEVVEQLRNNYEDFMNSPSLLLFCCGCSGKTYYGIIEQPVVRCPLCKG; the protein is encoded by the exons ATGGCTATTACATTATTGTTCAGTTTTCTTTCAGACTACCCAGATGCTATTGTTCCTTATCCTTGGCAAAGAGTTCTAGATATCCCG TCGAATCTTCTTTACTACTATCACCATGAGACTGGATTTGTGATTTACGATTTTAGGCCTTTTGTGGATTTTGGAGAAGGTGTTTTCCTGGAAAATGATATTGGGTTTAGTTTCACAGACGATGAAGTTGTTGAGCAACTACGCAACAACTATGAAGATTTTATGAACTCTCCGagtcttcttcttttttgttgtggATGCAGTGGTAAAACTTACTATGGAATTATAGAACAACCAGTAGTTCGATGCCCATTGTGCAAGG GCTGA